The following are from one region of the Haloactinomyces albus genome:
- the npdG gene encoding NADPH-dependent F420 reductase, which produces MAGVRDRTIGVLGGTGPQGKGLALRWAQAGLKVVIGSRSAERAQEAAAEIAESVGGDITGQDNAGCAADADIVLAAIPWDGHQDTLLSLKNELAGKIVVDCVNPLGFDKKGPHALTVPEGSAAQQAESLLPESRVTAAFHHVSAVTLADTSVTHVDLDVLVLGDDREATDVIRELADVIPGVRGIYGGRLRNAHQVEALTANVIAINRRYKAHAGLRITDV; this is translated from the coding sequence ATGGCTGGTGTGCGGGATCGGACGATCGGTGTTCTGGGGGGGACCGGTCCGCAGGGCAAGGGTCTGGCCCTGCGGTGGGCCCAGGCAGGCCTGAAAGTGGTGATCGGTTCGCGGTCGGCCGAGCGTGCGCAGGAGGCGGCAGCCGAGATCGCCGAATCCGTCGGCGGCGACATCACCGGGCAGGACAACGCGGGATGCGCTGCGGACGCCGACATCGTCCTGGCGGCGATCCCCTGGGACGGCCACCAGGACACGCTGCTGTCGTTGAAGAACGAGCTCGCGGGCAAGATCGTGGTGGACTGCGTCAACCCGCTCGGTTTCGACAAAAAGGGACCCCATGCACTGACGGTTCCCGAGGGTAGTGCTGCGCAGCAGGCCGAATCCCTGCTGCCCGAATCCCGGGTGACCGCCGCGTTCCATCATGTCTCGGCCGTCACGCTGGCGGACACCAGTGTGACCCACGTCGACCTCGACGTCCTGGTCCTCGGTGACGATCGGGAGGCCACCGATGTGATTCGGGAACTGGCGGATGTGATTCCGGGGGTACGCGGCATCTACGGCGGTCGCCTGCGCAACGCCCACCAGGTGGAGGCGCTGACCGCGAACGTGATTGCGATCAACCGTCGCTACAAGGCACATGCCGGGTTGCGGATCACCGACGTGTGA
- a CDS encoding glutathione S-transferase family protein: MVQFSAETSQRGEWVRQANRFTERITADGSSGWKAEPGRYHLVVSLACPWAHRSVIARRLLGLEEVLSLGIVDPLRDERGWRFTLDPDGRDPVTGLSFLADAYLAGDQYYSGRYTVPAVVDVESGRVVTNDYPQLTLDLSTEWARFHRPGAPALYPPELRAEIDEVNAVVYQDVNNGVYKCGFATSQEAYERAFDALFARLDRLSERLESQRFLVGDTITEADIRLFTTLVRFDAAYHGHFKCNRHKLTELPVLWAYARDLFQTPGFGDTVDFDHIKRHYYSTHAQINPTGIVPAGPDPSGWHTPHGREALGGRPFGDGTPPELPG; the protein is encoded by the coding sequence ATGGTCCAGTTCAGTGCGGAAACCTCACAGCGCGGTGAGTGGGTACGGCAGGCGAATCGGTTCACCGAGCGGATCACCGCCGACGGTTCGTCCGGATGGAAGGCCGAACCCGGCCGCTACCACTTGGTGGTCAGCCTGGCCTGCCCGTGGGCGCATCGATCGGTGATCGCCCGCCGCCTGCTGGGGCTGGAGGAGGTGCTTTCACTCGGTATCGTCGACCCCCTGCGGGACGAGCGGGGATGGCGATTCACGCTGGACCCGGACGGTCGGGACCCGGTCACGGGTCTGTCGTTCCTGGCCGACGCGTACTTGGCGGGCGACCAGTACTACAGCGGACGCTACACCGTGCCCGCCGTGGTCGACGTGGAGTCGGGGCGCGTGGTCACCAACGATTATCCGCAGCTCACGCTCGACCTGTCCACCGAGTGGGCGCGGTTCCACCGCCCGGGTGCTCCGGCGCTGTACCCACCGGAGCTGCGCGCGGAGATCGACGAGGTCAACGCCGTGGTGTACCAGGATGTGAACAACGGCGTGTACAAGTGCGGATTCGCGACCTCGCAGGAGGCCTATGAACGGGCCTTCGATGCCTTGTTCGCTCGGCTGGATCGGCTTTCCGAGCGGTTGGAGTCGCAACGTTTCCTGGTCGGTGACACGATCACCGAGGCCGATATCCGGCTGTTCACCACGCTGGTCCGATTCGACGCGGCCTATCACGGGCACTTCAAGTGCAACCGGCACAAGCTCACCGAACTACCGGTGCTGTGGGCCTACGCGCGCGATCTGTTCCAGACGCCGGGCTTCGGGGACACGGTCGACTTCGACCACATCAAGCGGCACTACTACAGCACGCACGCGCAGATCAATCCGACCGGCATCGTCCCGGCAGGGCCGGACCCGTCCGGCTGGCACACTCCGCACGGCCGCGAGGCGTTGGGCGGGCGACCGTTCGGCGACGGCACCCCGCCCGAGCTGCCGGGGTGA
- a CDS encoding RNB domain-containing ribonuclease: MAAARAAHSGTGTAAASVDAASSRSAEIGLDFSAVRAELGLPVEYPAAALSEVEQTVAQPVFDATRVDATDLPLVTVDPPGAKDLDQALLIDRRGSRGYRIHYAIADVAAFVPPGGALDAEVRRRGQTLYLPDGNVPLHPTLLSEGAASLLPDQIRPAVLWTIDVDRDAAPVRVDVRRAVVRSVARLDYEGVQQSLNAGIAHPAVALLPEVGRLRREQAVHRGAIELEPPEQQVESDGAGGWRLALRPRLRLEAFNAEISLLTGMCAADIMLESGVGVLRTVPEPEPETIAGLRHSAVGLGLEWSEQQVPAEFLSDLDPTRPEALALHVAATRLLRGAGYTAFDKGAPDKTRHAGIGAAYAHVTAPLRRLVDRYGAEICLAVHAGRDVPDWVHAALPQLPSAMGGSDRMAGQVERMCIAQAQAWTLADRVGEEFTATVLRSSGEGDSGEVFVPDPPVIARCTGDHLVEGQRVWVRLTEADPVRRDVAFEVMAPTPG, encoded by the coding sequence ATGGCGGCGGCGCGGGCAGCACACAGCGGAACCGGCACTGCCGCCGCGTCCGTGGACGCTGCTTCCTCCCGGTCCGCCGAGATCGGACTGGACTTCTCGGCGGTGCGCGCCGAACTGGGCCTACCGGTGGAGTATCCGGCCGCCGCATTGAGTGAGGTCGAGCAAACCGTGGCTCAACCCGTGTTCGACGCGACTCGCGTGGATGCCACGGACCTGCCGCTGGTCACGGTGGATCCCCCCGGAGCCAAGGACCTCGATCAGGCCCTGTTGATCGATCGTCGTGGGAGCCGTGGCTACCGGATCCACTACGCCATCGCCGACGTCGCGGCTTTCGTTCCACCGGGTGGTGCCCTGGATGCCGAGGTACGCCGCCGTGGTCAGACCCTCTACCTGCCGGACGGCAACGTGCCGCTGCACCCGACGTTGCTGTCGGAGGGCGCGGCCAGCCTGCTGCCCGATCAGATACGTCCCGCCGTGCTGTGGACCATCGACGTGGACCGCGACGCCGCGCCCGTCCGGGTGGACGTGCGGCGAGCCGTGGTCCGCTCCGTCGCCCGACTCGATTACGAGGGAGTGCAGCAGTCCCTGAATGCCGGCATCGCCCATCCGGCGGTGGCGCTGCTTCCCGAGGTGGGCCGGTTACGCCGGGAGCAGGCCGTCCATCGCGGGGCGATCGAACTGGAGCCGCCCGAGCAGCAGGTGGAGTCCGACGGTGCGGGCGGTTGGCGGCTGGCCCTGCGTCCCCGGCTGCGACTGGAGGCCTTCAACGCGGAAATCTCCCTGCTCACGGGTATGTGTGCTGCGGATATCATGCTCGAAAGCGGGGTCGGTGTGCTGCGCACGGTCCCCGAACCGGAACCCGAGACGATCGCCGGCCTGCGTCATTCGGCAGTCGGGCTCGGTCTGGAGTGGTCCGAACAGCAGGTGCCCGCCGAGTTCCTCTCCGACCTCGATCCCACTCGGCCGGAAGCGCTGGCCCTGCACGTGGCGGCTACCCGGTTGCTGCGGGGCGCGGGATACACGGCGTTCGACAAGGGTGCGCCGGACAAGACCCGCCATGCGGGAATCGGCGCGGCCTACGCCCATGTCACCGCGCCGCTGCGCAGGCTCGTGGACCGGTACGGCGCGGAGATCTGTCTGGCCGTCCACGCCGGGCGCGACGTGCCGGATTGGGTGCACGCGGCACTGCCGCAATTGCCGTCGGCGATGGGCGGTTCGGACAGGATGGCAGGACAGGTGGAGCGTATGTGCATCGCGCAAGCTCAGGCGTGGACCCTGGCAGACCGGGTCGGCGAGGAGTTCACCGCCACTGTCCTGCGTTCGAGCGGCGAGGGGGATTCCGGTGAGGTGTTCGTCCCCGACCCACCGGTCATCGCGCGATGTACAGGAGACCACCTTGTCGAAGGGCAGCGCGTGTGGGTCCGGTTGACCGAGGCCGACCCGGTTCGGCGTGATGTCGCCTTCGAAGTGATGGCGCCCACACCCGGGTGA
- a CDS encoding C40 family peptidase — protein MRKLAVALVLLLGFGALIGVGAVTGLLAGLGGRSGQSWSQCSTALGAWGGDENQGKRAAQALDEEQRGIVRRIIEVGKQRGLPPRAWQIAIQAGKTESNLRNVHYGHADSQGVFQMRPSQGWGSVAQVTNVDYAINKFYDVLLTVEGWKEMRPGKAAQAVERSDYPSRYHDAEALAAYLVSTEGNVHGVSGCESLPSTTLLAGQAIEYAKNQLGDPYVWGAEGPHTFDCSGLTQQAWAAAGVQIPRVSQNQYDQGGKHVPLSRAQPGDLLFWGYGRNPDAIHHVALYLGDDEVLHAPQPGETVERAALWDGGELMPTAVRPAPESSA, from the coding sequence ATGCGCAAACTGGCTGTGGCCCTGGTTCTGCTCCTGGGATTCGGTGCGCTGATCGGTGTGGGGGCCGTGACGGGCCTGCTTGCCGGTCTCGGTGGTCGCTCGGGTCAAAGCTGGTCGCAGTGCAGCACTGCGCTGGGGGCATGGGGTGGTGACGAGAACCAGGGAAAACGAGCCGCGCAGGCTCTGGACGAAGAACAGCGCGGTATCGTGCGGCGGATCATCGAGGTCGGCAAGCAGCGGGGGCTGCCGCCGCGCGCCTGGCAGATCGCCATCCAGGCGGGCAAGACCGAGTCGAACCTGCGTAACGTCCATTACGGGCATGCCGATTCGCAGGGCGTGTTCCAAATGCGACCCTCGCAGGGATGGGGCAGCGTTGCCCAGGTCACCAACGTCGATTACGCGATCAACAAGTTCTACGACGTCCTGCTGACCGTCGAGGGGTGGAAGGAGATGCGTCCGGGCAAGGCGGCCCAGGCCGTCGAGCGCTCGGACTACCCGAGCCGGTACCACGATGCCGAAGCCCTGGCGGCATATCTGGTCAGCACCGAGGGCAACGTGCACGGTGTCAGCGGCTGTGAGTCCCTGCCCTCGACCACGCTGCTGGCGGGACAGGCGATCGAGTACGCGAAGAACCAGCTCGGGGATCCCTACGTGTGGGGGGCGGAGGGCCCGCACACCTTCGACTGTTCCGGACTGACCCAGCAGGCCTGGGCAGCGGCGGGCGTGCAGATTCCCCGGGTTTCCCAGAACCAGTACGACCAGGGCGGCAAGCACGTACCGCTGTCCCGAGCTCAGCCCGGTGATCTCCTGTTCTGGGGATACGGGCGGAATCCGGACGCGATTCATCACGTGGCGCTGTATCTCGGCGACGACGAGGTCCTGCACGCTCCTCAGCCGGGGGAGACCGTGGAACGCGCGGCGCTGTGGGACGGCGGTGAGCTGATGCCGACCGCGGTCCGCCCGGCACCGGAGTCGTCGGCGTAA